The stretch of DNA TTCGCCCGAGCACACCCAGCGCTTCGGCCGTGCGCTGCTCGATCAGCTCGCGAACCGCCCGGTGCGCCCCGGTTTCGTCGATGATGCCGCGCAGTTGCGCCGCCCCTTCCTCGTCGAGCCCGGGCGCACCGTGCAGCCGCCGGATCGTGCGGCGCTGCTGCTCGGTGGCGCGCCGCCACGTGAGTCCGATGAGCACCGTCGGCTTTCCCGCGCGCAAGTCGTCCAGCCTGGATTTCCCGGTCACGGCCGGGTCGCCGAACACTCCGAGCAGGTCGTCGCGCAGCTGGAACGCCGTGCCGAGCAGGAAGCCGAACTCCGCGCAGCGGGCCAGCAGCTCGCGGTCCGCACCGGCGAGCGCGGCGCCGATCTGCATCGGCCGGGCCACGGTGTAGGCCGCGGTCTTGTGCCGGATCACCCGCCACGCCTGGTCCAGCGGGTCCAGCGCGCCCTCGCCCGCCAGGTCCAGGTACTGCCCCGCGATGAGTTCGGTGCGCATGGCCTGCACGAACGGCCGCACGTCCGCCCACCGCTGCTGCGGGATCCCCGCGCTGTGCAACAGCTCGTCGGACCACACCAGGCACGCGTCGCCGAGCAGGATCGCCACGTTGACGCCGAACCCGGCATCGACCGGAGCCGGTGCCGCGCCGGAAGCTCCCGGTGCACCACGCTGCTCCGGCACCTGCGCCCCGAACCGGCGGTGCACGGTCGGTTTGCCGCGCCGCTGGTCGGAACCGTCCATCACGTCGTCGTGGATCAACGCGAAGGAGTGGAACAGCTCCAGCGCCGCTGCCACGCCGAGCACCACCTCGCTGCGCGGATCCCCGCCCGCTGCGGCGAATCCGGCGCAGCAGAACAGCGGGCGCAGCCGTTTGCCGCCCGCCTGGAAGTCCCGGACGACCTCGATCAGCGGCGGCAGGCCGGGATCGGGGGCGCGTGCCGAGCAGGAGCCCATGAACCGCTCCAGCACGGTGTCCACGTCCCGGCGCAGGAGCTCCAGCGGGACCATCGGGGGTTGTTCGGAGGTTTCCGCCAGGTCGGGTCGAGCCATCGCTGCCGCCTCTCGGACGAACCGCCGCCTCAACGGCGCGCGCCTGCGCTGTTTCCGGACGATGCGGCGCCCGAACAATGCGGCGTCCGGACAATGCTCTGGAATCGACTGCGAAATGCGCCGCACTTCGGACCGTAACAGCGGCCGGGACACCGGGGAATGGCGCGGAGAAACCCGATGCGGTGCTACACCCGGACGAGTCGCACCGGGAATCCGAAAAGAGCAGCGCCCGATAATTAGCGCGGGCGTCCGCAATTCTTCGCCGGGTCGTTCGCGGCGGAGCGCACCCCCGCCCGCCCCTCCGGGAGTGACCGCTGCCTGCGGGCCTGACATCCGGCTTCGATCAACCGTGCGAGCGACCCGAGCCTCCGGGACGGCGCGCACGTCGACCGGCCTACTCGTGCAGCATCAGCCGCCGCACGGCC from Saccharopolyspora sp. SCSIO 74807 encodes:
- a CDS encoding polyprenyl synthetase family protein; this translates as MARPDLAETSEQPPMVPLELLRRDVDTVLERFMGSCSARAPDPGLPPLIEVVRDFQAGGKRLRPLFCCAGFAAAGGDPRSEVVLGVAAALELFHSFALIHDDVMDGSDQRRGKPTVHRRFGAQVPEQRGAPGASGAAPAPVDAGFGVNVAILLGDACLVWSDELLHSAGIPQQRWADVRPFVQAMRTELIAGQYLDLAGEGALDPLDQAWRVIRHKTAAYTVARPMQIGAALAGADRELLARCAEFGFLLGTAFQLRDDLLGVFGDPAVTGKSRLDDLRAGKPTVLIGLTWRRATEQQRRTIRRLHGAPGLDEEGAAQLRGIIDETGAHRAVRELIEQRTAEALGVLGRMPVRRPVRESLAELAGQATRRQR